From a single Cyclobacterium marinum DSM 745 genomic region:
- the rluF gene encoding 23S rRNA pseudouridine(2604) synthase RluF: MKNEVRINKYLSEIGYCSRREADRMIAADRVTINGKVPEMGTKISPGDEVHVDGELVSAPKEQPVYIAFNKPVGIVCTTDTSQKDNIVDYINHPQRIFHIGRLDKPSEGLILLTSDGDIVNKILRAGNSHEKEYIVKVNKPIEGDFLEKMGNGVPILGVVTQKCQVRQMKKDTFRIILTQGLNRQIRRMCDYLGYKVVALKRVRIMNIKLDLPRGKWRDLTPNELEELKYLVKDSSKTHPDE; encoded by the coding sequence GTGAAAAATGAAGTCAGGATTAACAAGTACTTAAGTGAAATTGGTTATTGCTCTAGAAGAGAAGCGGATCGGATGATTGCTGCAGATAGGGTGACTATCAATGGTAAAGTGCCTGAAATGGGCACCAAAATCAGTCCGGGTGATGAGGTGCATGTGGATGGCGAGCTGGTAAGCGCTCCCAAAGAACAGCCTGTATATATTGCTTTCAACAAGCCGGTTGGGATCGTTTGTACGACTGACACCAGTCAAAAAGATAATATAGTAGATTATATTAATCATCCTCAAAGAATTTTTCATATTGGTAGATTAGATAAACCTAGTGAAGGGCTGATTTTACTCACGAGTGATGGTGATATTGTCAATAAGATTTTGAGGGCTGGGAATTCGCATGAAAAAGAATACATCGTAAAAGTTAACAAACCCATTGAGGGAGATTTCTTAGAAAAAATGGGTAATGGCGTTCCTATTTTAGGAGTTGTAACGCAAAAGTGTCAAGTAAGGCAAATGAAAAAGGATACATTTAGGATTATCCTTACTCAAGGTTTAAACCGACAGATCCGAAGGATGTGCGATTATTTGGGATATAAAGTTGTTGCCCTTAAGCGGGTGCGAATCATGAATATTAAGCTGGACCTGCCAAGAGGAAAATGGCGTGATTTAACCCCAAATGAACTTGAGGAATTGAAGTACTTGGTCAAGGATTCCTCAAAAACCCACCCAGATGAATAA